The following DNA comes from Pararge aegeria chromosome 25, ilParAegt1.1, whole genome shotgun sequence.
TTATGATCTTCCGATGATGTttaggtttgttttaaatgttaaacacacTTGTAGTTCAGAATCACTTTACTccgatatttacaatattgtttagggccgataagaaacacaataacattcgttttacATTGAGCGACACGACTGATGCACGAATCCAATAGCGGACTGCCGGCACGCGGTTAGTGTACCGACTACCTACATGCAAACGACGACGTCATAATACCAGTCGGCAGTTTGTGCGTTTCAACTGCGAGATCGGTATGGACTATTGTTGAATTACACCGGTAGGTACgatcgtaaatgtaagtttgtgaatgttgatatgtatgtttgtgtgaatgtttgtatgttcaaattgttattggtaaattagaataaggtgttaagttatatatgtatgtaaagtatttaggttaattattatgatataagtatttcgtttatatattgttatcagaCCCTACACCACCCCCCTCCAGAGACCGTCAAGGGCGATAAAAATTTGGTTTTCTGACTTGGCGGCCGGAATGAGTTCGATAaccattaaaattacatttttcagATGGCTGCTCATCTTCATTAGGATTGGGGTCGCTTTGGTCGTTTAATAAATAGGCTGGTTTAAGGCGGTCTATTGATACCGTTACTTCCTTGCCATTAACTAATAGATTGAAAACTTTGTCGTTGCGAGATAACACTTTATACGGTCCTGTGTAGGCAGGTTGTAATGAGCCACGTGATGCATCTTCTCTAAGGAAAACGTGATCGGTGGTCTCTAAagctttgaaaacaaaaactttgttCCTACCATGCCGTGCAGCTGGTACAGGCCGCAATTTCTCAGCGAACGAGCGCAGACGGGCCGTAAAATCGGTTATGTCTGTGGTAATATTTACCGAGGAGTGAAAAAATTCTCCAGGTAGCCGTAAAGGTTCACCATATAAAAGCTCTGCCGAAGAAGCTTGAAGGTCTTCCTTAAAGGCACTTCTTATCCCCAGAAGCACCCAAGGTAATGACTCTGTCCATTTATCATTTGCATGACAGACAATGGACGCTTTGAGTTGCCTATGAAAGCGTTCGACTAAGCCATTGCAAGAGGGATGGTATGCTGTTGTCCTTTTATGCTCAAATCCAGCTATCTTTGACAGATAACTGAACAGAGCGGATTCAAATTGGCGGCCTCGATCTGTCACAATAGTCTCTGGGCTGCCAAAGCGCGATATCCAACCTGACAACAAGGCTTTTGCTGTCGTTTCGGCTGTAATGTCAACTATTGGTATGACTTCCGCCCATCTAGTAAAACGGTCTACGGCTGTCAAACAATAGCGATAACCTTCTGAAGACGGTAAAGGCCCCACGATATCAATGTGGATATTTTTGAATCGTGCGCGGGGTAGGTTATATGTGCCTAAGGGTGCAGACACATGCCTGCTTACTTTTGCACGCTGGCAAGCTAGACATGATTGTGCCCACGACCTGCAATCTCTCCTTATGCCCGGCCAAACAAAACGTTCGGCTATTAATTTGGCAGTTGCGTTGACGCCTGGGTGGCTGAGGGAGTGCAGGCTCTCAAAGACTTGTCTTCTTAGCTGTTTGGGAACGAATGGTCTGGGAGTCGATGTACTGACGTCGCAGTAAACAAAAGATTGACTTCCAGGTAGATTCGTCCTTTGTAAGCGAAGAGAAGACTTTTCCTTGAGATAATTAGCTAACTCAGGATCTGAAGCTTGACATTCTGCTAGAGACTCAAGACTGACTGGAGCGTGTAGTTCATCCACTCGAGATAAGGTGTCGGCTACGACGTTGTCCTTGCCGGATATATGCCTTATGTCGGTGGTGAATTGCGCTATAAAGTCAAGGTGTCTATACTGTCTTGGAGAACAGTTGGCTTTTCGTTCGTGAAAAGCAAAACTGATAGGTTTATGATCAGTATAGATCACAAAATGTCGAGCCTCTAACATATGtctgaaatatttaattgcttcataTATAGCAAGCAGTTCCCTGTCATATGGAGAATATTTTTTCTGTGAAGGAATTAGCTTCCTAGAGAAAAACGCTAAAGGTTCCCAATCTTCACCTTTTTTCTGTTGCAGAACTGCTCCTATAGCCACGTCCGAAGCGTCTATCACGAGTGCGAGCTTAGCCTCGAAGTCAGGGTGTGCTAACAATACTGCATTAGCCAGGCTATCGTTGCAGTCCTGAAATGCTTGAAATGTGTCCCCCGTCAGATGTATTGGTTGAGATCCCTTCGCCGTGCCAACTAATAAAGCATGCAAAGGGGCCTGTATTTGAGCTGCTTTCGGCAAGAAACGCCTGTAGAAATTTAGCATGCCCAAAAACCTTCTGAGCTGACGGATATCTTTAGGCTGGGGGAAATCTTTAATAGCTTGAACTGAAATATCCAGTGGCTTAGTTCCTTTTTCTGAAATAAGGTGTCCTAGAAATTTCACCTCTGGTACGGCAAAGACAcattttgatatattaataaGCATACCGTAATCTCTTAGCCTACTCAATATCTGGCGAAGATGTTCTCCATGTTCCACTTCGTTTctgctaaaaattaaaaaatcgtcCAAGTAACAATAACAGAAGTCGAGTCCCCGGGTCATCTCGTCTACAAACCGCTGGAACGTTTGGGCGGCGTTGCGGAGACCGAATGTCATAAACGGGAACTCATAAAGCCCGAAGGGTGTTGTTATTGCAGTCTTCGGGATATCCTCGGGACTGACAGGTATCTGATTATAGGCCTTCACGAGATCAATCGTGCTAAAAACTTTACAACCAGCTATGCTGTGGGCAAAGTCATGGATATGCCTTATCGGATACCTATCAGGGATTAGTCCTGGCATTCAGTCTCCGGTAATCACCGCAGGGATGCCAGCCATTATTTTTGTTGGGAGCTAGGTGTAGAGGGGATGACCACGGGCTCTCTGAAGGCCTAGCTGTACCAATTTGCAACATGGTTTGGAATTCCTGTTGCGCTATTTTAAGTTTATCAGGCGCTAAGCGCCTTGGCTGGCAGGAGACTGGAGGGCCGGGTGTTGTGCGGATGTGGTGTACCGTGTTGTGTTGTGTAATACGTAACGTACCTGCCGGTCGAGTAATTTCTGGAAACTCGTCCAAGATTTTATGATAACTTGATTCACCAGTCATGACCTTTACAGAGGAAATTGAATCAGGTTGAGCAATTGACGCAATAGTTTTTAAGTTAGTAGAACTATCAATTAAACATTGGTTACGACAATctacaattaatttataaaaaactaaaaagtctaCGCCAATTATAGGTCTCGTCACGTCAGCCACAATAAATCGCCACACAAAATCACGACGAATTCCGAGGTctatattaaagtttatataaccGTACGTTTCAATGGACGAACCGTTGGCCGCACTTAATTGGTAATTCGCGGGCTTAAAACTACCGAAAAGCAAGGACCGGGGGAAGACACAGAGGTCGCTTCCTGTATCGACCAGGAACTGTATCTTCGTTCTTCGATCCGTGATGAAAAGACGACCAACAGCAGGAGGGCAATCGTCGGTCGCCATTAGCGACTGCCCTTCTTGTTTTCCGAGGTTTTGAAGTCGCAAGGTCGAACGCACTTATTGGCTTGGTTACCGTATTTGGAGTGGTAGAAACAAACCGGGTATTTGCGGTAGCTTGACTGAGAACGGCTTCGTGAGCGCCCTCGTTGTGGTTGTCTGGCACTCTGGCGAGATCTATTGCTGAACTTGGATGTCAGCCTCTCAATTTGCCTTCGCAGCTCCGATACTTCCTTTCGCAGGTCGTCGTCAACAGGTGATGGACTTACACTAGCATGAACGTTGGGCTTTGAAGAAGCTATATCCATAATCCTGTCTGCTAGTTCGGCCTGTTCTTCTAATGTAGCCGATCTCTGCGCGGCAAGAACTGTTTGGACGTTTACTGGTAGTCTACTGATCCATATCGTATGTAAATACTCGTCAGGAAACTCGGCACCGGCTAGATCCCTAAGGTGCCGGAAAAATTGCGAGGGTTTTCGGTCACCAAGTTCCTCGTGGCGCAGCAACTGTTTAATTTTAGACGCTTTCGATGCGGACAATCTATTAATTAACTCAGATTTAAGCTTGTCATACTTTTGAGCCGCTGGAGGGTTCCCTATTATGTCCTTTATTTCTTTCGCGTATTGATGCTCAATGTGACCAATGACGTAATAGAATTTAGTCATATCACTGGTAATATTAGCTAAAGCAAATTGGCCTAACTAACTAACTGAGCAAACCAAATTTCTGGATCGTCTGGGTAAAACGGAGGCACTTTGATACCGACCTTATAAATCTCAGGTGGTCCATCCGGTGAAACACACTTTGTATCTTTTCGAGTTGTTGTACTACCTCCCGCTTCTTCTTGATCACCAACATTACCGCCAAAGCTGAACATGCTGGTAGGTGTTCAGTAGCTTCCTCCACGCGTTCCCGAATGACCTCTTCCAAGGTCAAAAAATAATCCAAGGGTCACCAGTTTAGGGGGGGCAATGCGTTGTGAGTTATGATCTTCCGATGATGTttaggtttgttttaaatgttaaacacacTTGTAGTTCAGAATCACTTTACTccgatatttacaatattgtttagggccgataagaaacacaataacattcgttttacATTGAGCGACACGACTGATGCACGAATCCAATAGCGGACTGCCGGCACGCGGTTAGTGTACCGACTACCTACATGCAAACGACGACGTCATAATACCAGTCGGCAGTTTGTGCGTTTCAACTGCGAGATCGGTATGGACTATTGTTGAATTACACCGGTAGGTACgatcgtaaatgtaagtttgtgaatgttgatatgtatgtttgtgtgaatgtttgtatgttcaaattgttattggtaaattagaataaggtgttaagttatatatgtatgtaaagtatttaggtaagttattatgatataagtatttcgtttatatattgttatcagaccctacaatgtatttaaatataaaatgtactaaagtatataatgtagtaaagtatataaagtattaaagtatataaagtattaaagtatagtaagtatataatgtacctaagtatataatgtatttaagtatataatgtactaaagtatataatgtacttaagtatataatgtattttaatatataatgtactaaagtatataatgttttttaagtatataatgtagtaaagtatataaagtatttaagtatataatgtattcaagtatattatgcatttaagtataaaatgtatttaagtatataatgtacctaagtatataatgtacttaagtttataagtaatttaagtatataatgtacttaagtatataatgtatttaattatataatgtactaaagtatataatgtagtaaagtatataaagtatttaagtatgtaatgtattcaagtatataatgcatttaagtatataatgtatccaagtatataatgtacttaagtatataatgaacttaagtatataatgtacttaagtatataatgtatttaaatatataatgtactaaagtatataatgtacttaagtatataatgttttttaagtatataatgtagtaaagtatataaagtatttaagtatataatgtattcaagtatattatgcatttaagtataaaatgtatttaagtatataatgtacctaagtatataatgtacttaagtttataagtaatttaagtatataatgtacttaagtatataatgtatttaaatatataatgtactaaagtatataatgtagtaaagtatataaagtatttaagtatataatgtattcaagtatataatgcatttaagtatataatgtatccaagtatataatgtacttaagtatataatgaacttaagtatataatgtacttaagtatataatgtatttaaatatataatgtactaaagtatataaagtattaaagtatataaagtattaaagtatatagtgtactcaagtatataatgtattcaagtatataatgcttttaagtatataatgtacttaagtatataagtatataatgtatctaagtatataatgtagaatagaatagaaaaaggaaaatacaaggaaaacagtaatagtacttagtgctagggtgcaaaggcggccttatcactaaaagtgatcttttaaaggcaacctgagcgtacgaagccgataaaagagtggaaaatggatggtgcataaagtaagttacaaaaaaaacaaaaaaaaaaaagaaatgtaatataaacttacatgaacatacatactacatttacatattaactacacaaataccaacataaatttatatatactatgatagatatatgtgatatatatttatgctattataaacttacatactactcaattacatagataagtaataattctttaagcgatgtttaaacaggtgaatggtttcggaatgacgtatttcccaggggagcgagttccacagtgttacagctttaacagtgaatgactcgttatagcgctgagagcgagataagggaatctcaagcttgttgtcattcgccgaccggagactgacaagatgctgagagaaggaaaaacgctctttaaggtaaagcggagagataggactatatagaagagaataaagtaaagtaagaatatggatatttcgcctatcattaacagttacccacttgagttgctgacggtaatgagtaatttggtcaaatttcttAAGCCCAAAGATAAATCTTATGATTAGATTTTGGAGCCGCTCATTAAGAAGGTACTGGGGTATATCAGAATAACACGTGTCTGCGTAGTCCACTATAGGAAGTAAAAGAGAGTGGGCCAGACAAATTTTGGTACGAATAGGTAAAAAGTATTTCCACCTTTTAAGCCTACCAATTACAGCGTAGATCTTGCGACTAAGCTCGGATATTTGAGGACCCCACGAGAGCGTATTATCCATGATAATACCCAAGTTTTTAACAGAACTGCTGAACTCAAGTATAGCGCCATCAAAGACTACAGAAGGAAGAGACGAGAAGCTAACTTTAGAGATTTGCTGCCGGCTGCCGATTAAGATGACCTGGGATTTACTAGCATTTATAGACAACCCACTCGATTTACTCCATGAACTAATTAAGTTCAGGTCCGAATTCAAACGAGTGATAGCCCCCGATATGTCATCAACAGAGGTTGACGTATAAATCTGCAAGTCATCAGCATAGAGATGGAAAGACAGCGAAAGCAAATCTGTcaatgagtttataaaaatggaaaaaagtagAGGAGAAAGAACACCACCTTGTGGGACACCAGCACTGAGACTGCACCAAGAAGAACACTTACTATCAATACGTACACACTGTTTACGGTCATAGAGGTATGAACGAAACCAATTTAAATCATTACAGGATATATTTATGGAATCAAGAATAGCCAGAAGAATTTCAAAATCTACTGTATTGAAAGCATTAGAGAAATCGAGTAATGCTAAGACTGTTACTTTTTGTTCATCCATACCGCATCTAATATCATCGCAAATTTTAACAAGGGCTGTAGTAGTACTGTGTCCAGGACGAAATCCAGATTGATAGggacttaaaatgttatttttcctaAGAAATAGAGATAGTTGCCCATGAACAATGCGCTCCAGGACTTTTGACAGGAAAGGTAAAATAGAGATAGGCCTATAATGAGAAAAAGATAAAGGTTGGTTAATTTTCGAAATAGGTATGACATGTGCCAGCCGCCACACATTAGGAAAAGAGTAAGAGAAGAGAGAACTATTGAAGATATGGCAAAGTACAGGTAAAACATAAGCAAGAGCTAGCATAATCATTTTGCGACTAACACCATCACTACCAATGGCATCAGATTGGATAGCCATAATATGCTTTTTGACATCATCAGCAGTGACAGCGTCAAAATTGAATACTGCATTGTTAGGTTTAGGCtgcaaagaaattttattcaGGGTCCGAGCTCTGGTTACGTCATCTAATATTGTTACTGTGGATAAATGTTTGTTAAGGGCATCAGTATCAACATTGAAACCAGATACGGATAATTTACGCTGTCGTCCAATGCCCACAGCGTCAAGAAATTTCCATATCTTGGCtgaatgtacttaagtatataatgtatttaagtatataatgtatctaagtatataatgtacttaagtatataatgtatttaagtatataatgtagtaaagtatataaagtattaaagtatataaagtattaaagtatataatgtatttaagtatataatgtactaaagtatataatgtagtaaagtatataatgtattcaagtatataatgcatttaagtatataatgtattttaatatataatgtactaaagtatataatgtttttaagtatataatgaagtaaagtatataaagtatttaagtttataatgtacttaagtatataatgtatttaagtatataatgtactaaagtatataatgtagtaaagtatataaagtatttaagtatataatgtattcaagtatataatgcatttaagtatataatgtactaaagtatataatgtagtaaagtatataatgtacttaagtatataatgtattttaatatataatgtactaaagtatataatgtagtaaagtatataaagtatttaagtatataatgtattcaagtatattatgcatttaagtataaaatgtatttaagtatataatgtacctaagtatataatgtacttaagtttataaggaatttaagtatataatgtacttaagtatataatgtatttaaatgtataatgtacttaagtatataatgtatcttagtatatactgtacttaagtatataatgtattcaagtatataatgcatttaagtatataatgtacttaagtatataatgtactaaagtatataatgtatttaagtatataatgtagtaaagtatataaagtattaaagtatataaagtattaaagtatatagtgtactcaagtatataatgtatcttagtatatactgtacttaagtatataatgtatttaagtatataatgtactaaagtatataatgtagtaaagtatataatgtattaaagtatatagtgtactcaagtatataatgtattcaagtatataatgcatttaagtatataatgtacttaagtatataagtatataatgtacttaagtatataatgtttttaagtatataatgtagtaaagtatataaagtattaaagtatataaagtattaaagtatataatgttctcaagtatataatgtattcaagaatataatgcatttaagtatataatgcatttaagtatataatgtattcaagtatataatgtacttaagtatataatgtattttaatatataatgtactaaagtatataatgtttttaagtatataatgtagtaaagtatataaagtatttaagtatataatgtattcaagtatataatgtactaaagtatataatgtagtaaagtatataaagtatttaagtatataatgtattcaagtatataatgcatttaagtatataatgtatttaagtatataatgtactaaagtatataatgtagtaaagtatataatgtacttaagtatataatgtattttaatatataatgtactaaagtatataatgtagtaaagtatataaagtatttaagtatataatgtattcaagtatattatgcatttaagtataaaatgtatttaagtatataatgtacctaagtatataatgtacttaagtatataatgtatttaaatgtataatgtacttaagtatataatgtagcaaagtatataaagtattaaagtatatagtgtactcaagtatataatgtatcttagtatatactgtacttaagtatataatgtatttaagtatataatgaactaaagtatataatgtagtaaagtatgtaagtatttaagtatataatgtattcaagtatataatgcatttaagtatataatgtatttaagtatataatgtactaaagtatataatgtagtaaagtatataatgtacttaagtatataatgtattttaatatataatgtactaaagtatataatgtagtaaagtatataaagtatttaagtatataatgtattcaagtatattatgcaattaagtataaaatgtatttaagtataaaatgtacctatgtatataatgtacttaagtttataaggaatttaagtatataatgtacttaagtttataatgtatttaaatgtataatgtacttaagtatataatgtatttaagtatataatgtactaaagtatataatgtagtaaagtatataaagtatttaagtatataatgtaatcaagtatataatgcatttaagtatataatgtatctaagtatataatgtacttaagtatataatgtatttaaatataaaatgtactaaagtatataatgtctttaagtatataatttacataagtttataatgtagtaaagtatataaagtatttaagtatataatgtattcaagtatataatgcatttaagtatataatgtatctaagtatataatgtacttaagtatataaagtatttaagtatatactgtacttaagtatataatgtatttaagtatataatgtactaaagtatataatgtagtaaagtatataatgtattcaagtatataatgtagtaaagtatataatgtatttaagtatataatgcatttaagtatataatgtattcaagtatataatgaacttaagtatataatgtattttaatatataatgtactaaagtatataatgttttaaagtatataatgtagtaaagtatataaagtatttaagtatataatgtacttaagtatataatgtatttaagtatataatgtactaaagtatataatgtagtaaagtatttaagtatataatgtattcaagtatataatgcatttaagtatataatgtatttaagtatataatgtactaaagtatttaatgtagtaaagtatataatgtacttaagtatataatttttttttaatatataatgtactaaagtatataatgtagtaaagtatataaagtagtaaagtatataaagtatttaagtatataatgtagtaaagtatataaagtatttaagtatataatgtattcaagtatataatgcatttaagtatataatgtatttaagtatataatgtactaaagtatttaatgtagaaaagtatataatgtacttaagtatataatgtattttaatatataatgtactaaagtatataatgtagtaaagtatataaagtatttaagtatataatgtattcaagtatattatgaatttaagtataaaatttatttaagtatataatgtacctaagtatataatgtacttaagtttatgaatttaagtatataatgtacttaagtatataatgtatttaaatgtataatgtacttaagtatataatgtatttaagtatataatgtactaaagtatataatgtagtaaagtatataaagtatttaagtatataatgtattcaagtatataatgcatttaagtatataatgtatctaagtatataatgtacttaagtatataatgtatttaaatataaaatgtactaaagtatataatgtctttaagtatataatttacataagtttataatgtagtaaagtatataatgtagtaaagtatataaagtattaaagtatataaagtattaaagtatataatgttctcaagtatattatgaacttaagtatataaag
Coding sequences within:
- the LOC120634723 gene encoding uncharacterized protein LOC120634723; amino-acid sequence: MFSFGGNVGDQEEAGGSTTTRKDTKCVSPDGPPEIYKVGIKVPPFYPDDPEIWFAHDMTKFYYVIGHIEHQYAKEIKDIIGNPPAAQKYDKLKSELINRLSASKASKIKQLLRHEELGDRKPSQFFRHLRDLAGAEFPDEYLHTIWISRLPVNVQTVLAAQRSATLEEQAELADRIMDIASSKPNVHASVSPSPVDDDLRKEVSELRRQIERLTSKFSNRSRQSARQPQRGRSRSRSQSSYRKYPVCFYHSKYGNQANKCVRPCDFKTSENKKGSR